One region of Primulina tabacum isolate GXHZ01 chromosome 1, ASM2559414v2, whole genome shotgun sequence genomic DNA includes:
- the LOC142547539 gene encoding uncharacterized protein LOC142547539 translates to MAPAPHKRKSLPLLLMLLLVSLSMLFIFSLSPSNSKPRIQPLLRQNPSPNLNPNQNFTFIIKVLTFDRLASLSRCLTSLQKSHYDINDKVHLHIFVDHFRQDSSNGSLDLDQKLSLSRKILDFVDGFDWSFGEKLVHYRTANAGLQAQWIESWWPTSDHEFAFVVEDDLEVSPLYYRFLKVVVMNYYYNASNFSPSIYGASLQRPRFVPGKHGNKMQLDDGTCIFLYQLVGTWGQLLFPRPWKEFRLWYDTHKSKNMKPFLEGMVTTGWYKKLGEKIWTPWFIKFIQSHGYFNIYTNFLHERALSISHRDTGVNYRKTAGPDSYLVDENSSDFSMSKLFPLNDLKWYDFCFRKVLTNRIVDNSRNLGPILQSVQKNNSVILVNLYRVHEAVIRNMLCHFEKLNVRNYVFVGPMSHVLLDLARRGHPVIDASHYSDVINLAKSITFQDSTAELIKEILVSAYVTRKSLDLGYSTWVLEGNTLPRTGDSFYDSFGRGKDVFIGKTTGLLYVRSSSLTLKIWADDFVYKIVSLLDASLKDSVTHGSIMLDVVEKLLEHQRIKFDDVDAMHLGLSLGFVHANSTTSFRKENKFLYWSSETKLDIIQRQLEHLDLWVVDGDFSCVGVFCHPS, encoded by the exons ATGGCGCCTGCTCCCCACAAGCGCAAATCGCTACCGCTACTGCTCATGCTCCTCCTCGTTTCCCTCTCGATGTTATTCATCTTCTCTCTGTCCCCCTCAAATTCCAAGCCCCGAATCCAGCCCCTGCTGCGTCAAAACCCAAGCCCAAACCTGAACCCGAACCAGAACTTCACCTTCATCATCAAAGTCCTAACCTTCGACCGTCTGGCATCCCTCTCCCGCTGCCTCACCTCTCTCCAAAAATCCCACTACGATATCAACGATAAAGTTCATCTACACATATTCGTCGATCATTTTCGGCAAGATTCCTCTAATGGGTCTTTGGATTTAGACCAAAAATTGAGTCTATCCAGGAAGATTCTCGATTTTGTTGATGGGTTTGATTGGAGTTTTGGAGAGAAGTTGGTGCATTATCGAACTGCAAATGCTGGGCTTCAAGCGCAATGGATTGAGTCCTGGTGGCCCACCTCGGATCACGAGTTTGCCTTTGTTGTTGAAGATGATCTGGAGGTTTCGCCACTCTATTATAG GTTTCTTAAGGTCGTGGTTATGAATTATTACTACAATGCCTCCAATTTCAGTCCTTCGATTTACGGGGCATCTCTGCAGCGGCCTAGGTTTGTGCCAG GTAAACATGGGAacaaaatgcaattggatgatGGAACTTGTATTTTCTTGTATCAGTTGGTTGGCACTTGGGGCCAGCTTCTGTTCCCAAGACCTTGGAAAGAGTTCCGCCTGTGGTATGACACACATAAATCAAAAAACATGAAACCGTTCTTGGAGGGAATG GTGACAACCGGCTGGTACAAAAAGTTAGGAGAGAAAATTTGGACTCCCTGGTTCATTAAATTTATCCAGTCTCACGGGTACTTCAATATTTATACAAATTTTCTTCATGAGAGAGCACTGAGCATCTCTCATAGGGATACAGGTGTCAATTATCGGAAAACAGCGGGGCCAGATTCTTACTTGGTGGATGAAAATTCTAGTGATTTTAGCATGTCGAAGCTATTTCCTCTGAATGATCTAAAGTGGTATGATTTCTGCTTTAGAAAGGTGCTTACTAATAGAATTGTGGATAATTCGCGTAATCTTGGGCCTATCCTTCAATCTGTTCAAAAAAATAACTCTGTTATACTAGTAAATCTATATAGAGTACACGAGGCAGTTATCAGGAATATGCTCTGCCACTTTGAGAAGCTGAATGTTCGAAATTATGTATTCGTTGGCCCAATGTCTCATGTCTTGCTAGATCTTGCAAGAAGGGGTCATCCAGTGATTGATGCAAGCCACTATTCTGATGTTATCAACCTTGCCAAGTCTATCACATTTCAGGATTCAACTGCCGAACTTATCAAAGAGATTTTAGTGAGTGCTTATGTGACTAGAAAGAGTTTGGATCTTGGTTATAGTACCTGGGTGCTCGAAGGAAATACGCTTCCTCGTACCGGTGACTCATTTTACGATTCTTTTGGCCGCGGAAAGGATGTTTTTATTGGTAAGACCACTGGACTTCTTTATGTCCGGAGCTCATCCTTGACTTTGAAGATTTGGGCTGACGATTTTGTGTACAAGATTGTTTCGCTGCTTGATGCGTCATTAAAGGACTCGGTGACTCATGGCAGCATTATGTTAGATGTGGTCGAGAAATTACTGGAGCATCAGAGAATCAAGTTTGATGACGTTGATGCAATGCACCTTGGCTTGAGTTTAGGATTTGTTCATGCCAACTCAACCACGTCATTTaggaaagaaaataaatttttatactgGTCTTCTGAAACAAAGTTGGATATAATACAAAGGCAACTTGAACATTTGGATCTGTGGGTCGTCGATGGCGATTTTTCTTGCGTCGGCGTTTTTTGTCACCCATCATAG